The DNA sequence GGCTCGACCCAGATGCCGAACCGCATCCCGAGCCCGTGCACATGGTCCGCGAGGGGCTTCAGGCCGCCCGGGAAGCGGTCGGGGTTGGGCGTCCAGTCGCCCAGTCCTGCCCGGTCGCCGGTGCGCGCGCCGAACCAGCCGTCGTCCACCACGAACAGCTCGACGCCCATCGCGGCGGCCCGTTCGGCGAGCGCCCGCTGCTGCTCCTCGCCGATGTCGAAGCCGGTGGCCTCCCAGGAGTTGAAGAGCACCGGCCGGTCCCGGTCCGCGTCGGGGACGACGAACGTCCGCTGGTAGGCGTGCCACGCGCGGCTCGCGCCGCCGAAGCCGCCGTCGCTCCACAGGCCCGCGAAGACCGGCGTGACGTACGTCTCGCCGGTGCCGAGCATCAGCAGGCCGGAGTCGTCGTGCCCCGCGCCGCCGGTGATCTGCACGCGGGCGTCGGGGAGGCGGTGCACACCGATGCGCCAAGACCCCGACCAGCCGAGGGCGCAGCCGTAGACCTCGCCCCGCTCCTCGGTCGCGTCGGTGTCGAGCGCGACCCACGGCAGGTGCTGGTGCCCGGTGTGACCGCGCCGGCTGCCGATGACCTTCTCCCCGTAGGTCAGCGGGGAGCGGGCCAGCCGGGACTCCGCGGCCCAGCGGCCGTGCAGCTGGGACAGCCGCCAGTGCTCCCGGTCGGGCAGGGTCCAGGTGGCGGAGTCGGCGCGCATCAGCTCGACCTCGGGTCCCCGGTTGTGCAGGGTCACCCAGCGCTCGACGACATCGCCGCGCATCCGGTAGTGCAGGGTCACGGTCAGCTCGCCGTCACGGAAGCACAGGCGCAGTTCGCCGTCGTCCGTCTCGTGCCCGTCGAAGACCCACTCGGTGCCCCGGCGTGCGCCGGCGCGCACGGACAGCGCGGGGCGGGTGAAGCGCGGACCGCCTTCGACCGGGTACTCCTCGCGCCCGTCCAGCCGGGACTCGAACGGCCAGTCGTCCGGCAGCGGGCGCCGCGCGAGGGCCTCCGCGTCGGCGGGCTCGATCCTCGGGCCCCAGTGCAGATGGACCAGTTCGTCCCGGTCCGTGACATGCAGCGCGTAGCCACTGGCCGGACCCGAGAGGAGCCAGGTACGGCCGTCCGGGGAGACCTGCGTCACTGAAGAGACCTGCGCCACCGAACCTCCCACAGAACCGAACAGGTGCGATCAGACGCCAACATCATCGGGGTCGGGGCGCGGTCGGGCAATGCCTGTGGACAACTCATTGCCCCAGGCAGGCATGTCGTATCGTCGTGTGGTGCCCGTCGGCGAGCCGCGCCGGCGCGCCGAGTGGGAGGAGTCCTTCGTGACGCAGCAGATCCCGTCGACCGAACCCGAGCTGGCCGGAGTACGCAACTTTCGCGATGTGGGCGGACTGCCGACCGTGGACGGTCGACGGGTGCGGCACGGGGTGCTGTTCCGCAGCGGCCACCTCGCCCACGCGACCGCCGAGGACGCCGCCTTCCTGGCCTCGCTCGGGCTGCACACCGTCTTCGACTTCCGCAACGCGGCCGACCAGAAGCTGGAGGGCCCGGACGTCGAGCTGCCGGGCGTGCGGAATGTGAACCTTCCGCTCAGCGACCCGGCCGACGGCGCCGAGTTCTGGAAGATGGTCCGCGACGGCGACCTGGACCAGCTGCGCTCGATCCTCGCGGACGGCAAGGGCGCCGACCGGATGATCGCCTCCTACCGTCTGATCATCAAGGAGCGCACCGCCGAACACTCCCGGGTGCTGCGCGCGCTCGCCGACGACAGCGTCCCCGCGCTGATGCACTGCGCGGCCGGCAAGGACCGCGCGGGACTGTCGGTGGCGGTGACGCTGCTCGCCGTCGGCGTCGAGCGGGACGCGATCGTGGACGACTACCTGAAGTCCAACGCCAAGCACCGCCGCTACAAGGTGCACCGCAGCGGCAGCTCCGCCTCGGCCTACTCCCCCGAGGTCATGGAGCTGCTCAGCCCGCTGTTCGACGCGCGCGCGGAGTACCTGTCGGCCGCCTTCGAGACCGTCGAGGAGACCTGGGGCGGCGTGGACCCCTATCTGGAGCAGGGGCTCGGCCTCACGCCGGAGTTCCGGGAGCGGCTGCGCGAGCGCCTGCTCGACTGAGCCACCCGGCGCGGGCCTACTTCTTCGCCCCCACCTCGAACAGGAAGTAGATGAAGCCCGCGAAGAGGTGCCCCACCGCGATGTAGATGAACAGCCTCACCCACAGGGCCCGGGGGAACTTCTCCTCCATGTCTCTGCCGGTCATGACGCGTCTCCGTGGGTCGGGCCCAGGCACAGCGCGGCCGTGGGACTCTGCAGCAGGGTGTGGACGAACAGCAGCTCGACCCCGTCGGGGTCCTGAGCCGCGATGCGGTGCGGGGTGAGCGAGTCGAAGTGCGCGCTGTCGCCCGGGCCGAGGCGGTGCAGGGTGTCCCCGAGGCGCAGCCGCAGCCGCCCCTTGAGCACGTACAGCCACTCCTCACCGGGGTGGACGCGCACGATGTCGCCCTGGGAGCCGTGCGGCACCTGCACCCGCAGGGCCTGCATGCCGCGCCCGGCGGCCCCGGCCTGCCAGTACGTCCAGCCGCCCGCGGCCGTGGGCTCCATGTCGGTGGCGCGCACCACGGCGTCCCGGTCGGCGGCCGTCTCTCCGAGCAGCTCCGAGACCGTCGTACCGTAGGTACGGGCGAGGGAGAGCAGCATCGGCAGCGAGGGCTGGCGCTGCCCGGTCTCCAGCCGGGAGAGGTGGGCGGGCGACAGGCCCGCGTCGCGGGCTGCGGCCTCCAGCGTGAGGGAGGCCCGTCGCCGCAGGGCGCGCAGTTGCGGCGCGACCACGGGGAGGGCGCCGGCCGGCTCGGCCGACGGCTCGGTCTCGGAGGAGCTCATGCCTCCATTCAGCCCGAGGTTTGCCTCACTGGCAATTTCCTTGCCTGTGAGGCAAAGCCGTCCGGGTGCGACGGTCCTCGTGCCCCCGCCGCGCGGGATCAGCGGTGGGCGACCGCCTGCTTCACCAGGGTCCTGCCGAACTCCCACACCAGCCCGCCGCCGTCGTGCGCGTCGTCCATCACCGCGGTGAAGGCGTCCACGAACCGGTTCACGTCCCGCTCGTCGATGATCAGCGGTGGAATCAGTTTGATCACCTCCAGGTGGTCGCCGGAGACCTGGGTGAGGATCCTGTGCCGCTGCAGCAGCGGTACGACCACCATCTGCGCGAAGAGCCCCTTGCGGGCGGCCTGGAGCATCGCCCAGCGGCCCCGCAGCTTCAGCGACCTGGGCCGGCCGAACTCGATTCCGATCATCAGGCCCCGGCCGCGGACGTCGGCCAGCAGCTCGTACTTCTCGGTGAGTGCGGTCAGCCGGGCCTTGAGCAGCTCACCGGTGGCCCGGGCGCGCGCCACGATCCGCTCGTCCTCCATGACCGACAGCACGGCCAGGCCCGCCGCCATGGCCTGGGCGTTCGCCCCGAAGCTGGCCGAGTGGACCAGCACCCGGTCCATCGAGGAGTAGACCTTCTTGAAGATCCAGTCCTTGCCGAGGGTGGCCCCCACCGGCACGTAGCCGCCGGAGAGCGCCTTCGCCACGCACACCAGGTCCGGCTCGACGCCCGTCTCGTGCTGATGGGCGTAGAAGTCACCGGTGCGCCCCAGCCCGGTCTGCACCTCGTCGGCGATCAGCAGCGCCTTGTGCCGGTGCAGCAGCTCCTGCGCGGCGCGCAGATAGCCGGGCGGCGCCTCGTGCACGCCCTTGCCCTGGATCGGCTCCACGATCAGCGCGGCCACGTCCCCCTGGCGCAGCTCCCGCTCCAGGGCGTCGAGATCGCCGAGCGGTACGGCCGTGTCCGGCAGCAGCGGGGCGAAGCCGTCCCGGAAGCCGGACTCGCCGTTGACCGAGAGGGAGCCGGTGGTCAGGCCGTGGAAGGCGTGCTCGCAGTACAGGACGCGCGGTCTGCCGGTCGCGTACCGGGCGAACTTCAGGGCGGTCTCGACCGCCTCCGTGCCGCTGTTGCCGAAGAACACGCGGTCCAGGTGCGGGCTGTGCGCGAGCAGCTTCTCGGCCAGCAGCCCGGGCAGCGGCTGGCAGTCGAAGCGGGTGAGGTCGGCGAGGGAGGCGTCCAGGACGTCGTGCAGCGCCTTGCGGACCACGGGGTGGTGGCGGCCCAGGCCCATCACCCCGAACCCGGCGAGCATGTCCAGGTGGTCGTTGCCGTCGGCGTCCCAGAAGTGGGCGCCCTCGGCGCGCTCGTAGACCTTGTCGAAGCCGATGGTGCGCAGCATGCGCGGGAGCTGGTGGTTGAGGTACCGGGTGTGCAGCTCGTAGCGCTCGGCTCCGCGCTCGGCCAGCAGCGCGCCGAGGTCGAACTGCCCGCTTCCCGACGGCACGGTCCCCGACGGCTCCGGGGCGGACTCCGCGGTGGTCATGCCTGGCGCTCCTGTGGGTCCTGGGGCTGGTCCGCGAGCCGCGCCCGCACGGCGAGGCTCGCGCTGATCCGTCCGGCGACCTCGACCGGGGTGAGGCCGATGTCGGCGAGCACCTCGCCGCGCTTGGCGTGCGCGAGGAACTGCTCCGGGATGCCGAACCGGCGCACGGGCACGTCGACCTCGGCGTCGCCCAGCGCCAGCGCCACCGCCGAACCGACCCCGGCCGCGCGGCTGTTGTCCTCGACGACGGCCACCATGCGGTGCGCGGCGGCCAGTTCGGGAAGGGCCGGGTCGACGGGTTTGACCCAGCGGGGGTCGACCACGGTGCAGGCGATCCCGCGCGCTTCGAGCAGTTCGGCGGCCCGGAGGCAGACCGGCGCCATCACGCCCACCGCCACCAGCAGCACCTCGGGCGAGTCCGCGCGGTGCAGCACGTCCACGCCGCCGATCCGGCCGAGTGCCGGGACCGCCGGGCCCGCGGACTCCTTCGGGAACCTGATCAGGGTGGGCGCGTCGTCCACGGCGACCGCCTCCCGCAGCTGGGCGCGCAACTGGTCGGCGTCGCGGGGCGCGGCGATGCGCAGTCCGGGGACGACCTGGAGGACGGACAGGTCCCACATGCCGTTGTGCGAGGGTCCGTCGGCACCGGTGACACCGGCCCGGTCCAGCACGAAGGTCACCCCGCAGCGGTGCAGGGCCACGTCCATCAGGAGCTGGTCGAAGGCGCGGTTGAGGAAGGTGGCGTAGATGGCGACGACCGGGTGGAGTCCGCCGGTCGCCAGGCCGGCCGCGGACACGGCCGCGTGCTGCTCGGCGATGCCCACGTCCCACACCCGGTCGGGGAACCGCTCGGCGAAGGCGCCCAGGCCCACCGGGTGCAGCATGGCGGCGGTGATCGCCACCACGTCCTCGCGCTCCTCGCCGATCCGGACGATCTCCTCGCCGAAGACGGACGTCCAGGACGGCCCGCCGGACGGGGCCAGCGGCGCGCAGGTGAGCGGGTCCATCACACCGACGCTGTGGAAGTGGTCCTCCTCGTGGGCGAGGGCGGGTTCGTAGCCGCGGCCCTTCTCGGTGAGGCAGTGGACCAGGACGGGTCCGTGGAAGCGTTTGGCGCGGCGCAGCGCGGACTCCACGGCCCCGATGTCGTGTCCGTCGATCGGGCCGACGTACTTCAGGCCCAGGTCCTCGAAGAGTCCCTGGGGGGCGAAGGCGTCCTTGAAGCCCTTCTTCGCGCCGTGCAGCGCCTCGTAGACGGTGGAGCCGACCACGGGGATGCGCTGGAGTACGCCCTTGCCCCAGGCCAGCACCCGTTCGTAGCCGTCGGTGGTGCGCAGGGCGGCGAGGTGGTTGGCGAGGCCGCCGATGGTGGGGGCGTAGGAGCGTTCGTTGTCGTTGACGACGACGATCAGCGGGCGGTCCCTGGCGGCGGCGATGTTGTTCAGCGCCTCCCAGGCCATCCCGCCGGTGAGGGCGCCGTCGCCGATCACCGCGACGACATGTCCCCCGGCCCCCCGCACCTGGCGGGCCTTGGCGAGGCCGTCGGCCCAGCCGAGCGCGGTGGAGGCGTGGCTGTTCTCGATGACGTCGTGCTCGGACTCCTCGCGGGAGGGATAGCCGGACAGGCCGCCCTTGCCGCGCAGCTTGGAGAAGTCCTGACGTCCCGTCAGCAGCTTGTGGACGTAGCTCTGGTGTCCGGTGTCCCACAGGATGCGGTCGACCGGCGACTCGAAGACCCGGTGCAGGGCGACGGTGAGTTCCACCACCCCCAGGTTGGGTCCGAGATGGCCGCCCGTCCTGGCGACCGCGTGCACCAGGAACTCCCTGATCTCTTGGGACAGTTGGCCGAGTTCCGCCTCGGACAGCGCCTTCAGGTCACGTGGTTGCCGGATGCTCTCCAGGATCGTCACGCTCGGGCCCCCTTCTGTTCCGTGCTGTTCAGCTCACGGTGACGGCCGGCTCCCCCGACGCGATGCCGTCCTTCTCCATCTGCTCGGCGATCTTCATCGCCTCTTCGATCAGCGTCTCCACGATCCTGGACTCGGGGACGGTCTTGATGACCTCGCCCTTCACGAAGATCTGCCCCTTGCCGTTGCCGGAGGCGACACCCAGGTCGGCCTCGCGGGCCTCACCCGGACCGTTGACGACACAGCCCATGACGGCGACACGGAGCGGGACCTCCATGCCGGTCAGACCGGCGGTGACCTCTTCGGCCAGCTTGTAGACGTCCACCTGCGCACGCCCGCAGGACGGGCAGGACACAATCTCCAGACCGCGCTCCTTCAGGTTCAGCGACTCCAGGATCTGGATGCCGACCTTGACCTCCTCGGCCGGCGGCGCCGACAGCGACACCCGGATCGTGTCCCCGATGCCCTGCGAGAGCAGCGCACCGAACGCCACCGCCGACTTGATCGTCCCCTGGAACGCCGGACCCGCCTCCGTCACACCCAGGTGCAGCGGGTAGTCGCACTGCTCGGCCAGCTGCCGGTACGCCTCGATCATCACGACCGGGTCGTTGTGCTTCACCGAGATCTTGATGTCCCGGAAGTCGTGCTCCTCGAACAGCGACGCCTCCCACAGGGCCGACTCGACCAGCGCCTCGGGCGTCGCCTTGCCGTACTTCTGCAGCAGCCGCCGGTCCAGCGACCCCGCGTTCACGCCGATCCGGATCGGGGTGCCGTGGTCATTGGCCGCCCGGGCGATCTCCTTGACCTGGTCGTCGAACTTCTTGATGTTCCCCGGGTTCACCCGCACCGCCGCGCAGCCCGCCTCGATCGCCGCGAAGACGTACTTGGGCTGGAAGTGGATGTCCGCGATCACCGGGATCTGCGACTTGCGGGCGATCGTCGCCAGCGCGTCCGCGTCGTCCTGCGTCGGACACGCCACGCGGACGATCTGGCAGCCGGACGCCGTCAGCTCCGCGATCTGCTGCAACGTCGCACCGATGTCGGACGTACGCGTCGTCGTCATGGACTGCACGGACACGGGCGCGTCACCGCCCACCGCCACGGAGCCGACCTGGATCCGCCGCGAGGCGCGCCGCTGGGCGACCGACGGCGGGGGCACCCCGGGCATCCCGAGGGAGACAGCGGTCATGGCCTCACTCCCTGTTCCCGGAGACCGTCTCGCGCAGGGCGCGCAGCGACTCCTTCAGCGATCCCATGGTGGCGAGGACGGCGGTGGGCTCGTAGCCGCAGTGCGCCATGCAGTTGGCGCAGCGGGGGTCCTTGCCCCGGCCGTACTGGTCCCAGTCGGTCTCCTCGATCAGCTCCCGGTAGGTCGGCACGTAGCCGTCGCTCATCAGGTAGCAGGGGCG is a window from the Streptomyces capillispiralis genome containing:
- a CDS encoding aspartate aminotransferase family protein; the protein is MTTAESAPEPSGTVPSGSGQFDLGALLAERGAERYELHTRYLNHQLPRMLRTIGFDKVYERAEGAHFWDADGNDHLDMLAGFGVMGLGRHHPVVRKALHDVLDASLADLTRFDCQPLPGLLAEKLLAHSPHLDRVFFGNSGTEAVETALKFARYATGRPRVLYCEHAFHGLTTGSLSVNGESGFRDGFAPLLPDTAVPLGDLDALERELRQGDVAALIVEPIQGKGVHEAPPGYLRAAQELLHRHKALLIADEVQTGLGRTGDFYAHQHETGVEPDLVCVAKALSGGYVPVGATLGKDWIFKKVYSSMDRVLVHSASFGANAQAMAAGLAVLSVMEDERIVARARATGELLKARLTALTEKYELLADVRGRGLMIGIEFGRPRSLKLRGRWAMLQAARKGLFAQMVVVPLLQRHRILTQVSGDHLEVIKLIPPLIIDERDVNRFVDAFTAVMDDAHDGGGLVWEFGRTLVKQAVAHR
- the ispG gene encoding flavodoxin-dependent (E)-4-hydroxy-3-methylbut-2-enyl-diphosphate synthase; its protein translation is MTAVSLGMPGVPPPSVAQRRASRRIQVGSVAVGGDAPVSVQSMTTTRTSDIGATLQQIAELTASGCQIVRVACPTQDDADALATIARKSQIPVIADIHFQPKYVFAAIEAGCAAVRVNPGNIKKFDDQVKEIARAANDHGTPIRIGVNAGSLDRRLLQKYGKATPEALVESALWEASLFEEHDFRDIKISVKHNDPVVMIEAYRQLAEQCDYPLHLGVTEAGPAFQGTIKSAVAFGALLSQGIGDTIRVSLSAPPAEEVKVGIQILESLNLKERGLEIVSCPSCGRAQVDVYKLAEEVTAGLTGMEVPLRVAVMGCVVNGPGEAREADLGVASGNGKGQIFVKGEVIKTVPESRIVETLIEEAMKIAEQMEKDGIASGEPAVTVS
- a CDS encoding alpha-galactosidase; translated protein: MTQVSPDGRTWLLSGPASGYALHVTDRDELVHLHWGPRIEPADAEALARRPLPDDWPFESRLDGREEYPVEGGPRFTRPALSVRAGARRGTEWVFDGHETDDGELRLCFRDGELTVTLHYRMRGDVVERWVTLHNRGPEVELMRADSATWTLPDREHWRLSQLHGRWAAESRLARSPLTYGEKVIGSRRGHTGHQHLPWVALDTDATEERGEVYGCALGWSGSWRIGVHRLPDARVQITGGAGHDDSGLLMLGTGETYVTPVFAGLWSDGGFGGASRAWHAYQRTFVVPDADRDRPVLFNSWEATGFDIGEEQQRALAERAAAMGVELFVVDDGWFGARTGDRAGLGDWTPNPDRFPGGLKPLADHVHGLGMRFGIWVEPEMVNPDSDLYRAHPDWVQFQPGRRRTEFRNQLVLNLARDDVREHLWRRLDALLSGAPVDYVKWDFNRCFTDAGWPDDPYPQRLWTDHVRGLYALLDRLRAAHPGVAFESCSGGGGRIDLGVLSRTDQVWTSDNTDPLDRLAIQHGFSQLHPARVMAAWVTDSPNAMLNGRVSTLRFRFVSAMAGVLGIGGDLARWSGEELAEAREWVALYKEIRPVVQRGDLYRLRPPEGGLSAVQYVLGDDTVVLACLQAQHYGEPVPALRLRGLDPAASYECLETGEVHRGAVLLHHGLLTGLRGDLDAAVFRLRRL
- a CDS encoding DUF6126 family protein, producing MTGRDMEEKFPRALWVRLFIYIAVGHLFAGFIYFLFEVGAKK
- a CDS encoding tyrosine-protein phosphatase, whose product is MTQQIPSTEPELAGVRNFRDVGGLPTVDGRRVRHGVLFRSGHLAHATAEDAAFLASLGLHTVFDFRNAADQKLEGPDVELPGVRNVNLPLSDPADGAEFWKMVRDGDLDQLRSILADGKGADRMIASYRLIIKERTAEHSRVLRALADDSVPALMHCAAGKDRAGLSVAVTLLAVGVERDAIVDDYLKSNAKHRRYKVHRSGSSASAYSPEVMELLSPLFDARAEYLSAAFETVEETWGGVDPYLEQGLGLTPEFRERLRERLLD
- the dxs gene encoding 1-deoxy-D-xylulose-5-phosphate synthase, with translation MTILESIRQPRDLKALSEAELGQLSQEIREFLVHAVARTGGHLGPNLGVVELTVALHRVFESPVDRILWDTGHQSYVHKLLTGRQDFSKLRGKGGLSGYPSREESEHDVIENSHASTALGWADGLAKARQVRGAGGHVVAVIGDGALTGGMAWEALNNIAAARDRPLIVVVNDNERSYAPTIGGLANHLAALRTTDGYERVLAWGKGVLQRIPVVGSTVYEALHGAKKGFKDAFAPQGLFEDLGLKYVGPIDGHDIGAVESALRRAKRFHGPVLVHCLTEKGRGYEPALAHEEDHFHSVGVMDPLTCAPLAPSGGPSWTSVFGEEIVRIGEEREDVVAITAAMLHPVGLGAFAERFPDRVWDVGIAEQHAAVSAAGLATGGLHPVVAIYATFLNRAFDQLLMDVALHRCGVTFVLDRAGVTGADGPSHNGMWDLSVLQVVPGLRIAAPRDADQLRAQLREAVAVDDAPTLIRFPKESAGPAVPALGRIGGVDVLHRADSPEVLLVAVGVMAPVCLRAAELLEARGIACTVVDPRWVKPVDPALPELAAAHRMVAVVEDNSRAAGVGSAVALALGDAEVDVPVRRFGIPEQFLAHAKRGEVLADIGLTPVEVAGRISASLAVRARLADQPQDPQERQA
- a CDS encoding helix-turn-helix domain-containing protein, whose translation is MSSSETEPSAEPAGALPVVAPQLRALRRRASLTLEAAARDAGLSPAHLSRLETGQRQPSLPMLLSLARTYGTTVSELLGETAADRDAVVRATDMEPTAAGGWTYWQAGAAGRGMQALRVQVPHGSQGDIVRVHPGEEWLYVLKGRLRLRLGDTLHRLGPGDSAHFDSLTPHRIAAQDPDGVELLFVHTLLQSPTAALCLGPTHGDAS